Genomic segment of Acidimicrobiia bacterium:
TCGGCGGGTTCGCCGACGATGTCGCATCGGTTGCGGTCGGCCTCTACACGCTGTACGAGACGACCGGTGATGAGACCTGGTTCGATGAAGCGGAGCAACTCGTTGAGGCACTCCGCACGAGGTTCCGTTGATCCCGAAGGCGGTTTTCGCAACCTCGGACGCTGCCGAACAGCTCATCACCAGACCAAAGATCCTCCAGGACAACCCGACGCCGTCGGACAACGCCCTCGCGCTCGAGGCGCTCCAACTCCACGCGGCGCTCACCGGGGATCTCTCGGCGATCCGCGAGATGGAAGCAACCATGGCCTCGGTGTCGCTGATCGCTCGGCGGCATCCGCCATTCGCCGGACACAGCCTCGCCGTGTGGGCAACCCACCTCGCAGGCATCCGGGAGGTGGCAATCACCGGTTCCGAGGCAGGCACTGCAGACATGGAACGCATCATCTGGTCAGCCTTCCGGCCCGATGCGGTCGTTGCCGTGAACCGGGACACTGGCTCGTCGGTTCCGCTCCTCGCCGGCCGCGATGCGACCGATCAAGCAACAGCCTATGTGTGCAGCGGCCTTGTCTGCGACCTTCCGGTGACCACGGCCGAGGCCCTCGCCGATCGCATCGGCCGGTGACCCCAGTGGGTCCAAAGCAAGATCCTTCGGAATCGGCCGCGGTGAGGACCACGGTGGTCAAGTCATCTCCCCCGTTACCCTCCCACGATGGATGTCATCAGGCGACAACAGCAACCACCGGTCCGTCGACCCATCGCTATCGTCGCGTTCGGAGGCTGGAACGATGCGTGCGATGTTGCATCCAGCACCGCCGCGTTCATCGTGGATGCCCACGACGCCACCACGACATATGCCGAGGTCGAACCGGACCCGTTCTATGACTTCCAGCAGCACCGCCCCGTCGTCGAGATCCACGAAGGTGTCTCCCAGTCGGTGATGTGGCCGTCGGTGACCTTCACCGCCGTCTCCCGCCTCAACGACGACCGGGATCTCGTCGTGGTGACGGGACCGGAACCCAACTTCCGCTGGAAGACCTTCTCGCGATCACTCGTCGAGGAGCTTGCCAACCTCGGTGTCGAAGAGGTGATCCTCGTTGGTTCCTATGTCGGTGCCGTGGGGCACCGCCAGCCCGTTGTTCTCGCCGGTGTGGGAACGGAGGCCCTGAGTGTGCTGCGCAGCGGCATGGAGGCGTCGAACTACGCCGGTCCAACGGGCATCATCGGGGTGGTCCAGGGGGCATGCAAGGAAGCGGGGATCCGGTCACTCGCCATGTGGGCGGCAACACCCCCGTATCTGTCAGGGAACCCATTCCCAAAGGCCGTGCTCGCCATCGTCGAGAAGATCTCGGACATCACGAACCTCCACATCGACACCTCGGAACTGATCGCCGTCGACGCCGAGTACACCCAACGGGTCGACGACGCTCTCGAAGAGGCAGGCTCTGATCTCACGGAGTACCTCGAGGAAATCGAGTCCTACGATGAGCCGATCCTTGGCTCCCTCAGCGGGTCAGCGTTCAATCCCCGGACGCCCAATCCCCACCTACCGTCGATCGATCCCGACCAGACCGAGGACCTCGTCGACGAGATCGTCCGGTACCTCGAAGGCGACAACTCGTGACTCGTCGCCGGTAGCGCCGTGTCCGAACTCGAGCTGATCAAGACCCTGCACCTCGTCGCGGCAGCGACATGGACCGGAGGCCTCATCGTGCTGGGATTCGTCGTCACGGCGATCCGGTCGGTGACCGACGACCGGGCGGTCCTGCAAACCACCGCGAGGCGATTCTCGGTGGTGTCGTGGGTGGCGATGGCGGTGACCCTCGCGACCGGTGTCCGGCTGTACTCCATGTATGGGGCCCGTCCGCAGGAGTTCACCTTGAAATGGACGCTCATCACCGCGGCGATCGTGATTGCCGGCATTCACCAGCTGACTGCGAGGCGAACGCCCCCTGCCATCCGCGGCGTTGTTCAGCTCGTGATCCTTGTGCTGTCGATCGGCATCTTCGCCGCTGCCGTGATGCTCCCGTTCTGAGCCGGGGAACTACCGCTTCCGCTTGTGGCGGTTCGCTTTGAGACGCTTGCGGTACTTGTGCTTGCTCATCATCTTGCGACGCTTCTTCTTCACCGACCCCATACAGGAGACCTCCACTCGAGAATCAGGATGTTCGTGCGGAACATCCGATCCCGGGGCCGCACGCGTTGCCGACAGGATACGCCGATTCGGCGGCTGCCGACCGGTCGAGCCCTTCGACACCGGCTCTGGACCCGCCGTTTTCGCGGGGGGCCGGTCCTAACATGGCGTGATGCAGCCAGTCATCGGCATCACGAGCCGAGCCAAGTCGGTCCCGTCCGTTGGGTCCCACCTCCTCGCCCACACGGTCTTCCACACCTACACCGACAGCGTCATCAGCGCAGGCGGTATCCCGGTGATGCTCGTACCGGTCCACCACGACTCCATCGCAGATATCTTCGAGCGCATCGACGGGCTTGTGATCACAGGGGGCGGTGATATCGCCCCCGAACGGTACGGGCGATCCCGTCACGAGACGGTCGCCGAAGTCGACGATGAACGCGACCGATTCGAGATCGAATTGGTGCACCGCGCCTTGGCGGCCAGGATCCCGACACTCGCCATCTGCCGGGGCCTCCAGGTCGTCAATGTCGCACTCGGAGGCACGCTCATCCAGGATCTGCCGTCCCATACCGGCGCCGCAGGGCACGACATGATCGGCGATGCGGCATACGAGGCCCACTCCATTGTGCGCATCGACAAGGGGAGCCGCATCGCGGAGATCATCGGCGCCGGTGACCACGGTGTGAACTCCATCCATCACCAGGCCGTTGAGGATCCGGGGCATGGTGTTCGGGTCGTCGGGTCGGCACCCGATGGGACCATCGAGGCCATCGAGCACGAGGACCGCGACTGGGATCTCATTGCCGTGCAATGGCACCCAGAGTTCCTCGGGGCACGCGACCACGGACCGAGCCACGAGCTCTTCCGGGCATTTGTCGAGTCGGCCGGGAAGTACCGGGCCGATCGGTAGGCGTGGCTACCAGCATCCTGTTCGTGTGCAGCGGAAACATCTGTCGCTCCCCTCTTGCTGAGTACCTTGCGCGCCGTCGGTGGCCACCCGGCGACTGGTCGGTGTCATCGGCCGGTATCGCTGCAACGCCGGGCACACCTGCGACGCCCGCGATGGTCACCGCAGGCAAAGAACTCGGGGTCGATCTTTCGTCCCATGCGGCGAGGCTGCTCGCCGAGACACCGGTACCCGATCTGGTCTTGTGCATGGAGCACCACCACGCAGACAGCGTCCGGCGCATGCTCCCCGGCCTCGCGCCTGACCGGATCCGCCTTCTCGGCACCGGCGACATCGACGACCCCTACGGGGGCTCCCTTGCGGAGTACCGACGGTGCGCTGCGACGATTGCAGCGGCAATCGACCGAACCGGCAAGAGCCCTTAGGCCACGGCCCGAGCACCCGGTCAGAGCAAGCCTTCCGTGTCAACCGGAAGGCTCAGCACCTCACCGCGGGTACCCAGCACCCCCGCCATTGCGCCGATCACCCGTCCCTTCGACTCCGATGTGGCGAACGCAAGCGCCGCGGGGCCTGCACCCGACCAGCACGCATGGATGGCACCCGCCGACCTCGCTGCCGCCATCAATTCACCGGTGATCGGTGACAGCGATGCACGCGGTTGCTCGTGGAGTTCATCACCAGCAGCGTGGGCGAGGGTGTCCGGATTCCCGTTCTCGAGGCCGCTGATCAAGAACGCGAGGCGGGCAAGCGATCGCGCAGCCACCGGCATCGGAACTTCGCGCGGGAGAGCATCGCGGGCGCGAGTTGTGCGCAGATGGGCGGCTGGAATGCCAAGAATCGGTTGCAAGGATGGATGCAGTTCGAGGCGCTGCACACCGGTGTCGGTCGCCGCGACGAGCCCGCCGAACACCGTCGCGCCGGCGTTGTCAGCGTGGCCCTCGATGCGGGCAACGATTTCGAACACGGACCGCCGCGTCTCTGTCTCACCGATCGCCTTGTACGCGGCACCGGCGACGGCTGCTGCGACTGCGGACGACGATCCGAGGCCCCGCGATCGCGGGATCTCGTTGGCGAGGGTGATGTGCATCGGACAGCCAACCGCGTCCATCACGGCACGGTGGATGATGTCGTCCTCACCGAGACGAGAAGTCGAACCCGCTTCGGTGAGCATCATCGAGTCGGAGGGTTCAGCGGTCGCAACACACCGGAGACCGAGCGCGAGGGCGAGCACATCGAATCCGGGTCCGAGATTGCCCGACGAGGCTGGAGCGGATGCAGTGGCCCTCATCGTCGCGTCGGCTCGATGAAGATGCGGGTTGCTGCGGGGACGGCAGCCGCGACGGACTCCTTGACCGCGGCAATGGCCTCAACCTCGTCGATGCCGTCGTCAAAGGCAACATCGGCGTTGACGAGGATCTCGTGTGGTCCGAGATGCATCGTCAAGATGCGGTCGACATGGTTGACGGGTTCGACCGACAAGATCGCGACACGGATCGCCGTGCGGTCCTCGCGGGAAGCTGCCTCTCCTTCGAGCAGTGCCTTCATCTCCCGCGCAATCACGAATGCGACAATGCCCAGCAGGACACCGATCAGGACCGAGGCGACACCGTCCCATACGGCGTTGGCGGTCACCTCCGCAAGGATGAGGCCGGTGGCGGCGATCGCGAGGCCCGCGACGGCGGACGCATCCTCGAACACGACGATGATCAGGGCCGGATCCTTCGAACGGCGAATCGTGCGCCACACACCACGCGATCCCCGAAGGGCGTTGAACTCCTTCACCGCGGGACGGAACGCGATGAAGATCTCAAACACGGCAGCAATCGCGAGCACGACAAGCGAAAAGACGAGGCCGTCACTGTGGTGGTCATCGGCATGGATGATGCGCTGCCAACCATTGAAGATCGACCACGCGGACCCGCCGACGAACAGCATGATCGCAACCATGAACGACCAGAAGTACAGAGCCATGCCGCGCCCGTACGGATGCGACACGGTCGGTGCGTAACGCGAAACCGCCTCACCGCGCAGCAAGAAGAGCTGGTTCCCGGAGTCGGCGACGGAGTGGATCGCCTCTGCGAACATGGCGGCACTTCCCGAGATCAACGCGGCGATGAACTTGGTCACCGCGATCGCTGCGTTGGCGATGAGTGCGAGCACAATGAGCCGTTTGGATCCGGACGCCATGACGGGCGAGTCTATTGTCTCGGTACCCTCAGACGAGTAGCGACCGAGGTCAGCATGATGAAAACCCTCCCCTACGGCTCTTGGCCGTCCCCGATCACGCCAGAACGCATCGTCGCCGATGCCGCGACCCCAACCGAGACCGGAGCCGACGGGGAAGACATCTGGTGGTCCGAGTCTCGACCGTCGGAGGCAGGGCGCATCCAGGTCGTGCGCTCGTCGAGTGGGATCAAGCGTGACATGCTGCCGGACGGATACAGCGCGCGGACACGGGTCCATGAGTACGGGGGAGGCGCCTGGTGGGTTGATCGCGGCGTCCTGTTCTTCTGCAACTGGGAGGATCAGCGGATCTATCGCGTCGACGGAAATGCCGCTCCCGTGCCGATCACGCCCGAACCCCCCGAGCCGGGGGCGTGGCGGTATGCGGACGGCCGGGCCACAACGGACGGCCGCTGGTTGTTCTGCGTCCGCGAGGATCACACGGGGTCCAGCGAAGCACGCAACGAGATCGTGGTGCTCGCCACCGATGGTTCGACCACACCAGCCGTCGTCGTGTCGGGAAGCGACTTTGTCTCTGACCCGTGCCCGAGCCCTGACGGATCGACGCTTGCATGGATCGCGTGGAATCACCCGAACATGCCGTGGGACACCACCGAGTTGTGGAGCGGCACGATCAATGACTCCGGTGGCAGCGCCACCGTGGCTGGTCACCAACGACTGGCTGGAGCTTCAGGGGAATCCCTGATACGGCCCATGTGGGGCCCGAACAACGACCTGTATGTGATCTCGGATCGCACGAACTGGTGGAACCTCTACGGAGTTGACAGTGTCGAAGAGCTCAGCCCGGTCCACCCGGTCGCGGCCGAAGTCGCACCGCCTGCGTGGGTCTTCGGCAGGCCCTCGTATGCGATCACCGACGACGGTGTCATCTTCTCCACATGGACCGAAGGAACCACGGCCAAGCTGCTGCGAACCGACCGGGACGACCTCGACCGGGTGTTCGATATCGCGCGGACGGGCCTGAGCTCCCTGCGGAGCCACGGAGATGGCGTCGTTGCCATCGCCACATCCCAAGACCGGGAGCCGGAGGTGGTTTCCTACTCGTTCCCGGAAGACCGTCTCGTCGAAACCGTGATCGCCCCGAGCCGCAACCTCGGTCTCGATCCGGGAATGATCTCGAAGGCGGAACCGATCAGCTTTCCGTCCACGGGCGGTCGCACGGCCCACGCCTTCTTCTATCCCCCAACCAACAGCGACACGAAAGGACCCGAGGGCGAAAAACCCCCGCTGTTGGTGATGAGTCACGGCGGGCCGACCTCGGCCGTGACGGCATCGTTCAACCCTTCGATCCAGTTCTGGACCTCACGGGGGATCGCAGTGGTCGATGTGAACTATGGAGGATCCACCGGATACGGACGAGCGTACCGCGAATTGCTGTACGGCAACTGGGGCATCGTCGATGTCGAGGACTGCTGTGCGGCAGCCGAATACCTCGTCGATCAGGGTCTCGTCGACGGGAACCGCCTCGCCATACGCGGTGGCAGTGCGGGGGGTTACACGACGCTCGCCGCGCTCGCGTTCAAGGACACCTTCCGTGCC
This window contains:
- a CDS encoding PAC2 family protein, whose protein sequence is MDVIRRQQQPPVRRPIAIVAFGGWNDACDVASSTAAFIVDAHDATTTYAEVEPDPFYDFQQHRPVVEIHEGVSQSVMWPSVTFTAVSRLNDDRDLVVVTGPEPNFRWKTFSRSLVEELANLGVEEVILVGSYVGAVGHRQPVVLAGVGTEALSVLRSGMEASNYAGPTGIIGVVQGACKEAGIRSLAMWAATPPYLSGNPFPKAVLAIVEKISDITNLHIDTSELIAVDAEYTQRVDDALEEAGSDLTEYLEEIESYDEPILGSLSGSAFNPRTPNPHLPSIDPDQTEDLVDEIVRYLEGDNS
- a CDS encoding AURKAIP1/COX24 domain-containing protein; protein product: MGSVKKKRRKMMSKHKYRKRLKANRHKRKR
- a CDS encoding gamma-glutamyl-gamma-aminobutyrate hydrolase family protein (Members of this family of hydrolases with an active site Cys residue belong to MEROPS family C26.), translating into MQPVIGITSRAKSVPSVGSHLLAHTVFHTYTDSVISAGGIPVMLVPVHHDSIADIFERIDGLVITGGGDIAPERYGRSRHETVAEVDDERDRFEIELVHRALAARIPTLAICRGLQVVNVALGGTLIQDLPSHTGAAGHDMIGDAAYEAHSIVRIDKGSRIAEIIGAGDHGVNSIHHQAVEDPGHGVRVVGSAPDGTIEAIEHEDRDWDLIAVQWHPEFLGARDHGPSHELFRAFVESAGKYRADR
- a CDS encoding low molecular weight phosphatase family protein; the encoded protein is MATSILFVCSGNICRSPLAEYLARRRWPPGDWSVSSAGIAATPGTPATPAMVTAGKELGVDLSSHAARLLAETPVPDLVLCMEHHHADSVRRMLPGLAPDRIRLLGTGDIDDPYGGSLAEYRRCAATIAAAIDRTGKSP
- a CDS encoding cation diffusion facilitator family transporter, translating into MASGSKRLIVLALIANAAIAVTKFIAALISGSAAMFAEAIHSVADSGNQLFLLRGEAVSRYAPTVSHPYGRGMALYFWSFMVAIMLFVGGSAWSIFNGWQRIIHADDHHSDGLVFSLVVLAIAAVFEIFIAFRPAVKEFNALRGSRGVWRTIRRSKDPALIIVVFEDASAVAGLAIAATGLILAEVTANAVWDGVASVLIGVLLGIVAFVIAREMKALLEGEAASREDRTAIRVAILSVEPVNHVDRILTMHLGPHEILVNADVAFDDGIDEVEAIAAVKESVAAAVPAATRIFIEPTRR
- a CDS encoding S9 family peptidase, with translation MMKTLPYGSWPSPITPERIVADAATPTETGADGEDIWWSESRPSEAGRIQVVRSSSGIKRDMLPDGYSARTRVHEYGGGAWWVDRGVLFFCNWEDQRIYRVDGNAAPVPITPEPPEPGAWRYADGRATTDGRWLFCVREDHTGSSEARNEIVVLATDGSTTPAVVVSGSDFVSDPCPSPDGSTLAWIAWNHPNMPWDTTELWSGTINDSGGSATVAGHQRLAGASGESLIRPMWGPNNDLYVISDRTNWWNLYGVDSVEELSPVHPVAAEVAPPAWVFGRPSYAITDDGVIFSTWTEGTTAKLLRTDRDDLDRVFDIARTGLSSLRSHGDGVVAIATSQDREPEVVSYSFPEDRLVETVIAPSRNLGLDPGMISKAEPISFPSTGGRTAHAFFYPPTNSDTKGPEGEKPPLLVMSHGGPTSAVTASFNPSIQFWTSRGIAVVDVNYGGSTGYGRAYRELLYGNWGIVDVEDCCAAAEYLVDQGLVDGNRLAIRGGSAGGYTTLAALAFKDTFRAGGNLFGVSDIAALAQDTHKFESRYEAQLVGPWPEAEDLYRARSPINHLDGFDCPLITFQGLEDLVVPPSQSEAIMDALDRRGIPNAYLTFGGEQHGFRRAESIITVFNAELSFYAQVFGFEPADDIEPVAISHAEAIRSPS